The Panthera uncia isolate 11264 chromosome C2, Puncia_PCG_1.0, whole genome shotgun sequence genome contains a region encoding:
- the SLX9 gene encoding ribosome biogenesis protein SLX9 homolog isoform X2, translating to MNTDVFAGTKIDPSALVQKLDPDTRSVASIRRGADARVILPKKEKLKLRRERWLQKIEAIKLAEQKRKAERRRRATVVVGDLQPLKDALPELLELEAGGRRPRSAGVRVSRRPRPAELSRMSAAQRLQLLEEERARFQELLASPSYRASPLLAVGQQLAQQMQLHGGGQL from the exons ATGAACACTGATGTTTTTGCCGGGACCAAGATAGACCCCAGTGCCTTGGTGCAGAAGCTGGACCCAGACACGAGGAGCGTTGCTTCCATCAGGAGAG GTGCGGACGCCCGGGTCATTTTGCCCAagaaggagaaactgaagctGAGGCGTGAGAGGTGGCTGCAGA AGATCGAAGCCATAAAGCTGGCCGAGCAGAAGCGCAAGGCAGAGCGGAGACGGAGGGCCACGGTGGTGGTGGGGGACCTGCAGCCCCTGAAAGACGCCCTCCCTGAGCTGCTGGAGCTGGAGGCCGGTGGCCGGCGGCCGCGTTCTGCAGG GGTGAGGGTGAGCAGGAGGCCCCGGCCCGCCGAGTTGAGCCGCATGAGTGCCGCGCAGAGGCTCCAGCTCCT TGAGGAAGAAAGGGCCCGGTTTCAGGAGCTGCTGGCCAGTCCGTCCTACAGGGCCAGCCCCCTGCTGGCCGTCGGGCAGCAGCTGGCCCAGCAGATGCAGCTGCACGGCGGCGGCCAGCTCTGA